A segment of the Thiohalospira halophila DSM 15071 genome:
CCACCGACGGTGACGCCCGCGAGGAGCTCAAGCGGCTGGCCGATATCTTCCGGGGCCGCGTGGTGGACGTGACCGAGAATACCTATACCATCGAGCTCACCGGCGATGCCGAGAAGGTGGACGCCTTCCTCCAGGCCCTGCCGCAGACGAGCATCCTGGAGACCGTGCGCTCGGGGGTCATGGGCATCGCCCGGGGCGAACGCGCCCTGCGCCTCTGACGGCCCGCGAGAACGAACGAACCGAACCCTTAAACCCTTATTCCGTTGAAGGAAGCGCGACCGTGAACATCTTCTACGACAAAGACGCCGACCTCTCCCTGATCCAGAAGCGCAAGGTGGCCATCCTGGGCTACGGCTCCCAGGGCCACGCCCACGCCAACAACCTCAAGGAGTCCGGCGTGGACGTGGTTGTCGGCCTGCGCCCCGGCTCCGCCTCGGCGGCCAAGGCCGAGCAGGCCGGCCTCACCGTCCAGTCCCTGGACGATGCCGTCGCCGGCGCCGACCTGGTCATGGTGCTGGCCCCCGACGAGCACCAGGGCGCCCTCTACGCCGAGCACATCGAGCCCAATCTGCGCCAGGGTGCCGCCCTGGCCTTCGCCCACGGCTTCAATATCCATTACGGCCAGATCGAGCCGCGTGCCGACCTGGACGTCATCATGATCGCGCCCAAGGGCCCCGGCCACCTGGTCCGCTCCACCTACACCCAGGGCGGCGGTGTGCCGAGCCTCATCGCCGTGGAGCAGGACAGCTCCGGTCAGGCCCGGGATATTGCCCTGGCCTACGCCTCCGCCAACGGCGGCGGTCGCGCCGGCGTCATCCAGACCAGCTTCCGCGAGGAGACCGAGACCGACCTCTTCGGCGAGCAGGCGGTCCTCTGCGGCGGCACCTCGGCGCTGGTCAAGGCCGGTTTCGAGACCCTGGTGGAGGCCGGCTACGCCCCCGAGATGGCCTACTTCGAGTGCCTCCACGAGCTCAAGCTCATCGTCGACCTCATGTACGAGGGCGGCATCGCCAATATGCGCTACTCCATCTCCAATACCGCCGAGTACGGGGACTTCACCCGGGGTTCGCGGGTGGTGGACGAGTACACCAAGGAGTCCATGCGCGAGATCCTCACCGAGATCCAGAACGGCGAGTTCGCCCGGGAGTGGATCGCCGAGAACCAGGCCAATGCCCCGGTCCTCAAGGCCAACCGCCGTCTCGGCGCCGAGCACCAGATCGAGCAGGTGGGCGAGCGGCTGCGCGGCATGATGCCCTGGATCGCCTCCAACAAGATCGTCGACCGGTCCAAGAACTAGGGGCCCCCTGACGGGAATCGTGCCACACGACGAGAGCTCCAGCGGGGAGCCGGGCCGCCGCCGCGGCATCTATCTGCTCCCCAACCTGCTGACCACGGCGGCGCTGTTCGCCGGCTTCTTTGCCATCATCAGCGCCATGGGGGGCGACCACCGCACGGCGGCGGTCGCCATCTTCGTGGCCATGATCCTGGACGGGCTGGACGGCCGGGTCGCCCGGCTGACCAACACCCAGACCGATTTCGGCGTCCAGTTCGACAGCCTCGCCGATCTCATCTCCTTCGGCCTGGCCCCGGCGTTGGTGGTCCATCAGTGGGCGCTCACAGACCTGGGCAAGGTGGGCTGGCTCGCGGCCTTCGTCTACGTGGCGTCGGCCGCCCTGCGGCTGGCCCGGTTCAAT
Coding sequences within it:
- the ilvC gene encoding ketol-acid reductoisomerase, producing the protein MNIFYDKDADLSLIQKRKVAILGYGSQGHAHANNLKESGVDVVVGLRPGSASAAKAEQAGLTVQSLDDAVAGADLVMVLAPDEHQGALYAEHIEPNLRQGAALAFAHGFNIHYGQIEPRADLDVIMIAPKGPGHLVRSTYTQGGGVPSLIAVEQDSSGQARDIALAYASANGGGRAGVIQTSFREETETDLFGEQAVLCGGTSALVKAGFETLVEAGYAPEMAYFECLHELKLIVDLMYEGGIANMRYSISNTAEYGDFTRGSRVVDEYTKESMREILTEIQNGEFAREWIAENQANAPVLKANRRLGAEHQIEQVGERLRGMMPWIASNKIVDRSKN